The window ATGTATAAGTCTATGTCATTTATAACCAAGTTTAGTAGTTCTGTTGGAGTTTGTACAGATTCCAAATCGGGCAGTATGTCTCTGTTTAATGCAGATTCAATTTTTTCTTTGAACTCATCGAAGGAGGTGAAGTCATTGGAATCCCAGCTCCTTCTAGATTTCTTCTTGTCCCGATGACCTTTATAGATGCAATAGACGATGGCATTTTTTAATTCAAAAGGGAATTCGTTTAAAAATTCATGAACTCCTTTATAATAAATTCCATAGTGTACGCTAAATACAAAATCGTTTTTTACTATTGTCCGGGTTTCGGTCGTAATTATATAGAGTAAATTATTTGGTAGTTCTCTATACCATACAACACCTTTTCTTTTGAAATTATTTCTTTTTAAAAGTGGGTGACACGCCTGAGCCTTTAATTCTTTAACAACATCAAATTTACAATCCTTAATCACGTCGTGTCTATTTTATTGTCAATAGTTTATTTTTTTTAAAAGTTCTATCTCGAAATTGTAAGTTATTCTTGGCTTGCCACCAACGGGCAGGAATTGCCGATGGTGGGAATTAGTATTCCGTCCGCCCGGAACTG is drawn from Flavihumibacter rivuli and contains these coding sequences:
- a CDS encoding DUF4304 domain-containing protein; its protein translation is MIKDCKFDVVKELKAQACHPLLKRNNFKRKGVVWYRELPNNLLYIITTETRTIVKNDFVFSVHYGIYYKGVHEFLNEFPFELKNAIVYCIYKGHRDKKKSRRSWDSNDFTSFDEFKEKIESALNRDILPDLESVQTPTELLNLVINDIDLYIKNDSILALKVACLCYFLGQEREALQIANKVLEASKLPYPFAERLKNKIDLKIQSTD